The following DNA comes from Candidatus Nitrosotalea okcheonensis.
CGTTGGAGAACCAAGTGTAGTGCCACCATAGATAGATGCAGAATCAAGCACCCAGCTGTTCGGATACTGGGTTGTAATGGATATGGTAGGGCTGCCTGCAACAGTATTGTGATTTGTAATACTGGTCGGTATCGGAGTTGTCTGGTTTACTCCGGAAAATGAATATGCGCCGACTACTACCGAGGTAGAGCCAGCCATGGTAACAACAATGTTTCCAGTGCCAGACGGGTTTGTCAGGTACCAAAACTCTGCATCGTTGTTGGAGAAGGTGGATGCTTTGTTTGTTAGTGGCACTCCTCCAAATGTGACTGATGCTACGTTATGGTTGTTTGCCTCAACGCCTACTACAAGCAGACGGTTGGTTCCAGTTCCGACATTAACGTTGGAAAGTGTAATCTGGTATGGTAATGAGGATACTGTACCGGATGTTGTCTTGACGCTGTCTAGTATGATAGATCCTGTCGTTGTACTACTGCTTGTAGTGGCAGACGCAGTGTTAGGCAATAAAGACAAAGGATTTACGGAAATGACATTTGTTGGAAGCATCAGCAAAATTGCAAAAATGACAAATATGCCAAATACTGAATATGATTTTTTAACATACCTTACCATCCACCTTACGATTAAACCTCAGTTGATATTCACGTATGCATAGATTTTTCCGTATGATCACTATAGAGATTTATTCGGTCACAACATATTACTCCAAAACAAGTTTCAATAAAATAATTTCAGATCATTTCATGTAGTACATCTATGACAAATTGAGTTGTAAATTTGAAATGGTTATTACAGCAAAAAATTTGTCTGAAGGGCAGACATGCAAATTAATCACCATGCCAATGACACTTTCGGTTCAATGGTATAGCGCATGGCATAGATTATACCTACATAGAATATCTTCAAAATTTCTACACTCATTAAGAAAAGATCTGCCTTCACTTGTAAGCCTGTATCTTTTATTATCGTTGATAGTCTCTCCTGTAACAAGTCCTACGCTTACGAGTTTTTCACAATTTCTAGTTGCAGCATCATGCGACATGTTATTGGATCTGGCTATTGAAGAGATTTGTGTGTTATTTGATGACCCGATGTATTCTAAGATCTGTAAAAGCTGACCAAGCTCAGTCCTCTTTTTTTTACCGCCATACGAGTATTCATAATTAGACCGCGAATACACAGACTTTTGATCATTGTCTACAATTGATCTTTTGAAATTTTCATCGTGTGTTCTGTGATCATCCAATATATTTTCTTGATAAAATGTTATTAAAAAAGTATTGTGTAGATTGATCTGTATCATACTAGAATAATTTTTTACTGATAAAATTTTTCATATAATTATTTCAGAAGATCACTACAGCAAAGTATTAGACAATTGATTTATGATTTGAAATAAATGACATACATATAATGTGTTCAATAATTGGCTACACAGGCAATGGAGCTGCAGCACAGTTACTCGTCAAAGGACTCAAACGCATGGAATATCGAGGATACGACAGTGTGGGCATAGCTACAATCACTAGCAACCACATAGACATAAGAAAAGGAGTGGGAAAAGTGTCAGAGGTAGACAATTCAGAGAAATTACGATTGTTGGTAGGCAACATGGGCATAGGACACACCAGATGGGCAACACATGGAGTTGTAAACAACGTCAACGCCCATCCGCACAAGTCAAGCACAGGCCAAATTGCCATAGTTCACAACGGAATAATAGACAATTACAACATATTAAAAAAAGAACTTCAGGACAAAGGATATTTTTTCAAGAGTGAAACAGATAGTGAGGTAATAGCAAACCTACTGCAATATAATTTTGACGAGACAAAAAATATAAAAAAATCAATGATAAAAACTGTCTCGTCATTAAAAGGCGAATACTCGTTTGTAGCAGTGTTTGAGCATGGATTGCTTGCAGCAGCTAAATTTCATGAGCCAATGGTAATCGGAGTTGGAAAAAACGGGTATTTTGTATCAAGCGATGTACTGGGGTTTGTTGAATATACAGATGATGTGATTTATCCAGACAACAAGGAAATTGTCATCATGAATTCAAGTGGGCTACTTCAGTTTTTTGATTTTTCTGGCAATCCCGTTAGACATCAGATTACAAAGGTTTCAAAAGAGTTCTCTGATGTCTACAAGGGAGAATATGCACATTTTACATTAAAGGAGATTTCAGAACAGCCAAACACCATAATGAGGGCAGGCCAGGCTTGCGAGGATGAGCTTGAAAAAATTATTACTTTGTTAAAAAATGCTAAAAAAATCTACGTGACAGGAAGTGGTACAAGTTACAATGCAGCCCTTGTGGCAAAGCATTTGTTCCTAAAGTATGGCAAAATTATCATAGAACCAATAATTTCAAGCGAAGTAAGATTCTATCCAGATTACTTTGATGACAAATCAGTTTTGATAGCTTTATCTCAGAGTGGAGAAAGTGCAGATGTACTAGAAGCAGTAAAGATTGCATCAAACAAGGGCACCAAGATAACCTCTATTGTAAATATCTCAACCTCGTCCCTTGTGCACATGTCCTTACATTCTGTGAGCCTCAACTGCGGACCAGAAATCGGAGTGGCTGCAACAAAAAGCTTTACATCCCAACTTGCAATATTATACAAAATTGCCAACAGTCTTGTAGATAATTCATTGAAACCTGATTTTTTAAAGATTTCAAAATCCATGAGCGAGATTTTGTCTGACCATGAACATATTTGCAAAATATCAAAAGAACTCAAAAATGCAACTGATGTCTACGTGCTTGGCAGGGGGATTCATTTTCCCATTGCGTCAGAGGCCGCACTAAAACTAAAGGAGTTGACATACATCCATGCAGAAGGCCTACCAGGCGGAGAATTAAAACATGGGCCTCTAGCACTCATGGATACTAGCGTATACGTAATCATCATAAATCCAAATGATTCCACTTATGTGGATACATTATCTAGCACGTATGAGATAAAGGCTCGCAAGGCCAAGGTGATTGGAATATCAGACAAGAATGATCCAATATATGATCATTGGATAAAAATTCCCTCCATCAGTGAACCATTTTATCCCCTTCTTGAGATAATTCCGCTACAACTTCTTTCGTATTATACAGCACTTGAAAAACAAACAGATCCAGACTATCCAAGAAATTTAGCAAAGTCTGTCACAGTAAAATAATCGGACATTTTCTAGACAAAAAGTAGCCATATGATATAAGAAAAGACAGAATGAATCTTCTAGTGTTTTATACGTAAATGCAGATAATCTTCGAATATATACTATAAATGATGATAACACATAGTTCGCTATCACATGTACACAATGACTCTGAAGAAGAGCACCATCCCCATTTTTTGGGGACAATAGAAAAAAAACATTTGCGCGAGCAAAAGATTACACAGAAGAAGATCAGTTTTTGCATTCCAAGATGTCATGCATGTAAAACTGAGATGCAATTTACAGAAGGAGAAGTAATTTATGGCGAAAGATGGTATCATAGTTCATGTTGGAAAGACATAGAAGAAGTAATAGAACTGGCATCTCATTAAACCGTTATCAAAATTCAGTATTGTTGTATCAGATTTTTAGAAAAATACATCAATACTTCAAATACAATTTCACATATCTACCCATTTCCAAGGTGAATCAATGACAGAAGTAGGAAGTTATCAACTCACAGGTGACAAAGTTAAGATTCCATTAGAGTTGGCTCATTTCCTAAGGCAGGAAACATATTCGCTGCTTATCAAAGGACATACGGGAACTGGAAAGACAACACTTGCGCTCAGCATATTGAGGAAATTAAACATTGACAGAAATTGCTTATACATTTCAACGCGAGTTTCTCCAGACCAGCTTTTCCAGTATCATACATGGATGGATGGATTTTTCAACCAGCCAAAAAAAATAGATGCCCCCCTAGATGCACCTGAAGAGGAAGAAAACATTCATCCTACATTTGTGGATGCCAGACTTGATGAACCAGTTACACTTTTTGAGCGTATTACAAATGAGTTGATGGATGTAAGGGCTCCAATCATTATCATTGATTCATGGGATTCCATAGGATGTTTCATGGACAAGGAAGCATCAATGAGTAATTCCAAAGTACTACAAACTTGGAGAGAGCGAGCAGGTGCAAAATTAATTTTTGTTACAGAGAATCCAGAAGACAGGGCACTGGATTTTTTGGTAGATGGTATAGTAGAGCTCAGACAAAAGTATCACAATGAGCGAATAATACGTGAAATTAGACTATCCAAACTGCGCGGAGTCAGAATAAACAAGCCCTCATACATATTTTCAGTCAACAACGGTATGTTCCATAGTTATGACCACTACCACCCATCAGAGTTTCTAAATCCTGCACGTTTTCTCCAGCCCAAAGATAATGTCAGAAGAGATTTGATCAAAACCAAGTCTCATTTTACCACAGGATATCCAGAATTAGATGAAATGTTGGGTGACGGATTTCCAACAGGATGCGCAGTTAGTGTAGAACTTGGGCCCCATGTAAGCGCCAATGTCGCACTTGCCTTTCTATGCAAAATAATTACAAATTTTATTGCAAGTGAAAATCTCTTTTTATTCCAACCTCTTGAAAAAACTGGTCAGGGTGTCATACTACAGTACGCCAAATCGCTCGGTTTGCAGAGTGATTTGATAAAAATTATTTCATCTACTACTCAACCAAAACAATCAACTGCCACCCTCAGAGATAATCCAAATAAACATCTAGATCATATACGCCAAGAAATACAAAAAATCAAGAAAAAACACCCAAAAAAGATGTTACTTACAATACTTGGTACAGAGGTGACAGATTTATTTTCAAAAGATCCAAGTAAGCAGGACCGCAAGTCTCTGTCATTTATAAAATCAAATTCAGATCTTTCTATTTTTGTCTCAAGACGCCTGCCGGATAACAGGCATACCATCATGTCAGATATTGTAGACGTGCGTTTACTCATAGTTGAGATTGACGGAACGCTGTGTCTCCAGTCAGAAACACCATGGTCTCACCTCTATGCAATTACTACATCGCCTGAAAATGACAATGAAATCAATTTAGGTCCGATAGTCTAGTAGATTATCGCGCAGTTTATACAGTAAAACACCAACACACAGATCTACAGATTGACATGTCATAGAACATTATACCATAGTGCTTAATATCCATATACAGCAAATCATTATTATCCATGCCAAGACAAAAAATACGAAAAAAACAGACAGTAACTCCTGCTTGAACAAAAACATGTCAAATAATTTTTCCCAATTGGTTTTTGATAAGACAATAACGAAATCAAAGTTATCCCTTGACAAAGCACATACTTTTAATGCTGATGAAACGTTAAAACACAGTAAAATTCAGGACGAGTTTGTCAACATTGCAAGTCATGAAATAAAAACTCCTATCCAGTCCATATTGACATATTCCGAGCTGCTTCATTCCAATCCCAATGAAATTCATCAGGAATACATTGAGGCAATATACAGAAACGCGCTTAGACTCCAGAGATTATCCAAAAATCTTTTAGATGTTACAAAGATGGAGAACCACACTTTCACACTACAAAACGAAAAGTTTGATATCAATGAGCTTATTTTATCAACAATACAGGATTTTGTAACACGTGCACATAATTCAGGCATAAAAACTAGGAATGTACAATTTTTGTTTTCTCCAAAGGGACGCATTTTGGCATATGCGGACAAGGATCGTATCGCTCAAGTGATATCAAATTTGATAGACAATGCCTTCAAATTTACTCAAAGGGGAAATATTTCAACAAATGTAACCAAACAAAATGACAGGATAATTGTATCTGTTAGCGACAGTGGTATCGGCATAAATTCACAGATTGCTTCAAGATTATTTTCAAAGTTTGTCACATCCTCTGAAAATGGCATAGGACTTGGCCTATACATTGCAAAAAACATTGTTGAGGCTCATGATGGAAAGATTTGGTTTCAAAATAATCCTAATAGAATTGGCGCTACAATTTCATTTGAAATACCATCCAAGATACGCACAAACTATCTAGCAAATCATCAGGTGTTACAGTAAATTTTTAAACATCAGGAAGCAATACAAGACATGAAAAAGATTCTAGTTGTTGATGATGAACCTGATATTACCACATCTGTAAGAAACGGATTGGAACGAAAAGGATTCGAAGTCCACACACACAATGATCCTTTAAAGGCACTTGAAAATTTCAAGCCAGATGTGTACGATTTGATGCTAATAGACATCAGAATGCCCAAGATGAGCGGTTTTGAATTATATCGTGAAATTAAAAAGAAAAATGAGGGTAAAACAAAAATCTGTTTTTTTACTGCATTTGAAGTGTATTATGAGGAATTTAGAAAAATGTTTCCCAACCTGGAAGTAAAATGTTTCATACGAAAACCTATCACAATTAACGATCTGGTGACACATATTAATTCAGAACTGGAAAGAAAATAAAACTAGGAATAGAGCAAAAATAATCCCAGAGAGATGATTTTAACATATAATTACCATATCTAACTTGTAGTCAGCATTACTGCATAAAACGTTACATATGCACCAACTAGAACATTATACTAGAACAATCTATCAGAGAACTTTATAACATAGAATTCCCTAGAGCAGGAGTCTAGAAAATGTCACAACAACAAATGTACAGACCCATGCTGAATATCTACGATCTGGTAGACAGAATATTAGACAAGGGTTTAGTCATTGATGCAAACTTATCTGTGTCTCTTGTAGGAATTGAGATCCTAGTCATAAGAGCAAGAATAGTTGTCTCGGGAATTGACACCTTCCTACGATATGCATCAGCATTAGGACTTGCCGCACCACCAGGACTACCGCCCAAGTAAGAAGAGAGAAGATTTGAATTGGCAGTATGTCTAGTTTGCGGCAAATTTACGGACATGGGCCTGAAAAAAGCAATGAGTGCAGGATGGGTCTTTACAAGATGTCCAGAATGTCAGCGTGGAACTCCACTTGATATCATAGTATCACACCTGTTGAAAACAGTTGGAGAGGAATATTTAGAGGGATTTTGTGAGAGGCACTGGTTCAAGGATAGCGGAATTTGTGGTTACTGCAAGATGAAACGAGAGGGATCAACTGAGAGTGTCGGCTAGACAATTAGCTCCTCAGCAGCTAACCATAGTAGATCTGGTTGATAGAATTTTAGATAAAGGTGTAGTGATAACCGGAGATATCACCATTTCAGTCGTAGGAGTAGATCTGCTTTCATTAAAAATAAATTTGGTAATAGCATCGTTGGAGACAGCAAAAAGATACGGAATAAAACTTCCCTGGGAAAAATGGGACAAGATACAGCCAAAAAAAATAAGCGGAAAAAACAGTAAGAGGTAATCAGACAGTTGCAAAGATCTAAAATGCAAATTTCTGAACCTGCACCAGAACAAATTAATCTTGATAGTGATAAACTCCAGAAGGGACTTGCAAAGTTAGTTCTTGTAGTAGTTGAATTGCTAAGACAAATTCTAGAGCGCCAAGCTCAAAGAAGAATCCAGTCAGGAAGTTTAACATCAGAAGAGGTCGAGAGGCTTGGCATGGCATTCATGCAGATAAAACAAAAAGTTGCACAGATATCAGACCAATTTGGCCTAAAACCAGATGAACTTGACGGTACTCTCAAAGGCATGCTCAAAACTACAGATTCCCAGATTGCCAAGACATCACTTGTTGATGTACTTGATAGTCTTCTAGTGAAGGGCGTAGTCCTAGGCGGAAGTGTAACTGTTTCTGTTGCAGACATTGACCTCATAACACTTGATCTTCTTGCCACACTTTCTGCAATCCCTGGCACTCGCAAGACTAGGAAAAAGAAAAATGGTTGATGGTAAGTACCTCTATTGTGTAAAAGAGGGATCCAAAAATCATCGCTTCAGTGATGCCGGATTATTTGGAAAACAGGCATATATCATCACCTACAAAGACATTAGCGCCGTAGTGAGTAACATACCATTCAAAGAGATGCAACCAGATGTAGAAAACCTCACGGCGCATCAGAGAGTAATAGAGGAGTCAAGATCACTTGGTACAACTCTGCCAGTCAGATTTGGAATAATGTTCAAGACAGATGACGGCGTGAAAAAAATGCTAGTCAAATCATATGCGGACCTAAAATCCAAAATCGTAAAGCTCAGAGACAAAGATGAGTTTGGCGTGAAAATAATCATGGACAAATCAGATCTTAAAAAGATCTCATTGATACAACATGATAATCAGGATATCGAGAAGATAAAAAAAGAGATCTTGTTGGCAGGCGAGGGAACTTCATATTTTCTTAAAATGAAGCTGGATGAAGCAATCAAGAACCAGACATATAAAAAAATAGACCAGATAAGCGGGCAGATTCACAATGAAATTACAAAGGCCTCAGAGGACAAATGTCTTTTAAAATCAGATTTTGATGAAATAATTCTAAATGCTTCATACTTGGTAGATCGCGATCAGAGCACCAAGTTTCATCAAAAGATAGACAATCTCAAGAAAAAGTATGAGAGTGCCGGTTTTATTTTTCACCTTAGCGGACCATGGGCACCATATTCGTTTTGTTGAGGCCAGACAAATGATAATAACAGCTTTAATTTTGAAATTGACTCTTGGATCAATCCTAAATGAATGCAATAGGATTGCTGCAGAACAACAATCAAAAGATCAAATCAGGTGGTTAAAATCAAGATTACTCAATCTTAGACTAGAATACCAAAAGGGAATAATCGACGAAGAGACATTTAACAAAATGCAGGTTGACATCCTAAAGGATTTGGGAAGGACTTGACAGACACTTCTGACGAAACAAATAGGGCAACACTTCATGCCATTCAGGTAAAAAACATTCAAAAGCACATAAGAGAGCAAGTTGAGAAAGTAAAGGGGGATGCATTTGCCGCACGTGAAGAAACAGTGCATAAAAGAGCAGAGAAAATAGAACAAGTTAGAGAAAAATTGAACCAGACAACTCTTGACATACAACACAAACATGAAATGATAAGAGAGAGATTAAACCAAGAGGCAGTATTTAGAGAAGCAAACATCAGAGTAAGCAGAGGTCTTGAGGCACTTGAAAAATTTATTCAGGTTTTAAGAGATACTCAGATGGAAGATGAGATGCTTAAAAAAGCAATTCGAGATCCGATAATATCGGGTTCCTTAAAATCAGATGCAATGAAGATCATAACATCGGAATTCTTTAGATCCATTCAAAAACAGCTTGTAATGCAAACAGAATTTATCAACATAGCAGCTCATGAACTGCGCACGCCAATCATGCCAATACTTGTAAATATAGAACTATTAGAAGATCAATTAGGAAAAGACAATCCAGAAATTAAGATCATAGCAAGAAATGCAAGAAGACTCCAGCGTCTTACTGAAAACATATTAAGCGTTGCAAGGTTAGAAAGCAAATCGTTTACACTAAAGACTGAAGTTTTTAATTTAAACGATATAATTTTAGCAGTAATAAAAGATGAATCAGTCCAGTTAAGCAATGACAACATAGACATAGCATATGAAACAGATACTAAAAACATACAAGTGGATGCAGACAAAGACAGAATTGCTCAGGTCATATACAATTTGTTGCACAATGCAATCAAGTTCACCGATATGGGAAAGATTGTCATTACTTCAAAACATGCAAAAGACTGCGTAGAAGTAAGTGTGAGCGATAACGGAAAAGGCATAGATCCAAAAATAATTCCAATATTATTTTCCAAGTTTGTAACAAAATCAGACAAGGGAACAGGACTTGGCTTATACATATGCAAGGGAATTATTGAGGCTCATGGTGGTAAAATATGGGCTGAACCCATGTTAGAAAAACGACAGGGAGCCAAATTCTGCTTTTCTCTACCTATGCGATCCAATATCGATTCCCCTGATCACAGCATGACTAGATAATGCAAAAGTGGATTGTTCATGCTCCCATCAGATAGATAACCTCCAGAGACTTGACATTATTTATTTGGAACTCTAGTTAGAGTTGCCATAAGACGTCTGGTTCTTAAATATATCAAAATTTGTCTTGGTTCCATCAATTACTATATCTGACCATCCCCATTCCATGTTGTTTTTTGCATCTATTGCTTTTATCACATAATCACCCACTCTTAGGTTTGAGAAATTTGCCTCCCCACGATAATTAACATTGGATTGACCAATAACATTTCCATTGGAATCAAACAGATATACAATAAAATCTCCTTTTTCAGGAGGTGCCGTGCTTGACTGACCATCATAAAGATGTACTGTGAAAAGATCTTCTACTCTTGGAGGCCATGGTGTAACTATTTTGATGTCATGTGAAGATCCTGGATACAATGATACTGGCATGAAAGAATACGAAATGTGCGGACTGATATTTACATCTACAATAAAGTA
Coding sequences within:
- a CDS encoding winged helix-turn-helix domain-containing protein, coding for MDDHRTHDENFKRSIVDNDQKSVYSRSNYEYSYGGKKKRTELGQLLQILEYIGSSNNTQISSIARSNNMSHDAATRNCEKLVSVGLVTGETINDNKRYRLTSEGRSFLNECRNFEDILCRYNLCHALYH
- the glmS gene encoding glutamine--fructose-6-phosphate transaminase (isomerizing); its protein translation is MCSIIGYTGNGAAAQLLVKGLKRMEYRGYDSVGIATITSNHIDIRKGVGKVSEVDNSEKLRLLVGNMGIGHTRWATHGVVNNVNAHPHKSSTGQIAIVHNGIIDNYNILKKELQDKGYFFKSETDSEVIANLLQYNFDETKNIKKSMIKTVSSLKGEYSFVAVFEHGLLAAAKFHEPMVIGVGKNGYFVSSDVLGFVEYTDDVIYPDNKEIVIMNSSGLLQFFDFSGNPVRHQITKVSKEFSDVYKGEYAHFTLKEISEQPNTIMRAGQACEDELEKIITLLKNAKKIYVTGSGTSYNAALVAKHLFLKYGKIIIEPIISSEVRFYPDYFDDKSVLIALSQSGESADVLEAVKIASNKGTKITSIVNISTSSLVHMSLHSVSLNCGPEIGVAATKSFTSQLAILYKIANSLVDNSLKPDFLKISKSMSEILSDHEHICKISKELKNATDVYVLGRGIHFPIASEAALKLKELTYIHAEGLPGGELKHGPLALMDTSVYVIIINPNDSTYVDTLSSTYEIKARKAKVIGISDKNDPIYDHWIKIPSISEPFYPLLEIIPLQLLSYYTALEKQTDPDYPRNLAKSVTVK
- a CDS encoding RAD55 family ATPase produces the protein MTEVGSYQLTGDKVKIPLELAHFLRQETYSLLIKGHTGTGKTTLALSILRKLNIDRNCLYISTRVSPDQLFQYHTWMDGFFNQPKKIDAPLDAPEEEENIHPTFVDARLDEPVTLFERITNELMDVRAPIIIIDSWDSIGCFMDKEASMSNSKVLQTWRERAGAKLIFVTENPEDRALDFLVDGIVELRQKYHNERIIREIRLSKLRGVRINKPSYIFSVNNGMFHSYDHYHPSEFLNPARFLQPKDNVRRDLIKTKSHFTTGYPELDEMLGDGFPTGCAVSVELGPHVSANVALAFLCKIITNFIASENLFLFQPLEKTGQGVILQYAKSLGLQSDLIKIISSTTQPKQSTATLRDNPNKHLDHIRQEIQKIKKKHPKKMLLTILGTEVTDLFSKDPSKQDRKSLSFIKSNSDLSIFVSRRLPDNRHTIMSDIVDVRLLIVEIDGTLCLQSETPWSHLYAITTSPENDNEINLGPIV
- a CDS encoding sensor histidine kinase, whose product is MSNNFSQLVFDKTITKSKLSLDKAHTFNADETLKHSKIQDEFVNIASHEIKTPIQSILTYSELLHSNPNEIHQEYIEAIYRNALRLQRLSKNLLDVTKMENHTFTLQNEKFDINELILSTIQDFVTRAHNSGIKTRNVQFLFSPKGRILAYADKDRIAQVISNLIDNAFKFTQRGNISTNVTKQNDRIIVSVSDSGIGINSQIASRLFSKFVTSSENGIGLGLYIAKNIVEAHDGKIWFQNNPNRIGATISFEIPSKIRTNYLANHQVLQ
- a CDS encoding response regulator → MKKILVVDDEPDITTSVRNGLERKGFEVHTHNDPLKALENFKPDVYDLMLIDIRMPKMSGFELYREIKKKNEGKTKICFFTAFEVYYEEFRKMFPNLEVKCFIRKPITINDLVTHINSELERK
- the gvpJ gene encoding gas vesicle protein GvpJ, encoding MYRPMLNIYDLVDRILDKGLVIDANLSVSLVGIEILVIRARIVVSGIDTFLRYASALGLAAPPGLPPK
- a CDS encoding gas vesicle protein; amino-acid sequence: MSARQLAPQQLTIVDLVDRILDKGVVITGDITISVVGVDLLSLKINLVIASLETAKRYGIKLPWEKWDKIQPKKISGKNSKR
- a CDS encoding gas vesicle protein K is translated as MQRSKMQISEPAPEQINLDSDKLQKGLAKLVLVVVELLRQILERQAQRRIQSGSLTSEEVERLGMAFMQIKQKVAQISDQFGLKPDELDGTLKGMLKTTDSQIAKTSLVDVLDSLLVKGVVLGGSVTVSVADIDLITLDLLATLSAIPGTRKTRKKKNG
- a CDS encoding GvpL/GvpF family gas vesicle protein, yielding MVDGKYLYCVKEGSKNHRFSDAGLFGKQAYIITYKDISAVVSNIPFKEMQPDVENLTAHQRVIEESRSLGTTLPVRFGIMFKTDDGVKKMLVKSYADLKSKIVKLRDKDEFGVKIIMDKSDLKKISLIQHDNQDIEKIKKEILLAGEGTSYFLKMKLDEAIKNQTYKKIDQISGQIHNEITKASEDKCLLKSDFDEIILNASYLVDRDQSTKFHQKIDNLKKKYESAGFIFHLSGPWAPYSFC
- a CDS encoding sensor histidine kinase; this encodes MTDTSDETNRATLHAIQVKNIQKHIREQVEKVKGDAFAAREETVHKRAEKIEQVREKLNQTTLDIQHKHEMIRERLNQEAVFREANIRVSRGLEALEKFIQVLRDTQMEDEMLKKAIRDPIISGSLKSDAMKIITSEFFRSIQKQLVMQTEFINIAAHELRTPIMPILVNIELLEDQLGKDNPEIKIIARNARRLQRLTENILSVARLESKSFTLKTEVFNLNDIILAVIKDESVQLSNDNIDIAYETDTKNIQVDADKDRIAQVIYNLLHNAIKFTDMGKIVITSKHAKDCVEVSVSDNGKGIDPKIIPILFSKFVTKSDKGTGLGLYICKGIIEAHGGKIWAEPMLEKRQGAKFCFSLPMRSNIDSPDHSMTR